A single region of the Apodemus sylvaticus chromosome 7, mApoSyl1.1, whole genome shotgun sequence genome encodes:
- the LOC127690073 gene encoding olfactory receptor 143-like has translation MPHMKQMTMENDSSVSEFILMGLTDQPELQLPLFVLFLMNYTATVMGNLSLMSLISLNSSLHTPMYFFIFNLSFIDFCYSMVFTPKMLMSFFLEQNKISFSGCMTQLFFFLFFVNSESYVLTAMAYDRYVAICQPLLYKVVMSPGICCLLIFGTYLMGFVSALFHTGFMIRLNFCDSNIINHYMCDIFPLLRLSCSSTYLNELVSSAVVGTAIILCCLIILISYGMILYNIIHMSSGKGWSKALGTCGSHIITVSLFYVTGLLAYVKPSSSENVGQGKFFSVFYTFLVPMLNPLIYSLRNKDVKLAVKKTWKRFTC, from the coding sequence ATGCCACACATGAAACAAATGACTATGGAAaatgattcttctgtttctgaGTTTATTCTTATGGGACTGACAGACCAACCTGAGCTCCAGCTGCCCTTATTTGTTCTGTTCTTGATGAACTACACAGCCACTGTGATGGGTAACTTGAGCTTAATGAGTCTCATTTCCCTAAACTCAAGCCttcacacccccatgtactttttCATCTTCAATCTGTCCTTCATTGACTTCTGTTATTCAATGGTCTTTACCCCCAAAATGCTGATGAGTTTCTTTTTAGAGCAGAACAAGATCTCCTTCAGTGGATGCATGACTCAgctgtttttcttcttattttttgtgAACTCTGAGAGTTATGTGTTGACAGCCATGGCCTATGATCGTTATGTGGCCATCTGTCAGCCACTGCTCTACAAAGTTGTTATGTCGCCTGGGATCTGTTGTCTGTTGATATTTGGTACTTATTTGATGGGGTTTGTTAGTGCCTTGTTCCACACAGGTTTTATGATAAGGCTAAACTTTTGTGATTCTAACATCATCAACCACTACATGTGTGACATCTTTCCTCTCCTTCGGCTCTCCTGCAGTAGCACTTATCTCAATGAACTCGTGAGTTCTGCTGTGGTAGGTACAGCTATTATTTTATGTTGCCTCATTATCTTAATCTCTTATGGTATGATCCTTTACAATATTATTCATATGTCATCAGGTAAGGGTTGGTCCAAAGCCTTGGGTACTTGTGGTTCTCACATTATAACTGTTAGTTTGTTCTATGTAACTGGGCTGCTTGCTTATGTCAAGCCATCATCTTCTGAGAATGTGGGCCAGGGAAAGTTTTTCTCAGTATTTTACACATTTTTGGTGCCCATGCTGAATCCTCTTATTTACAGCCTTAGAAACAAGGATGTCAAACTTGCTGTGAAAAAAACATGGAAGAGATTCACATGTTAA